Within the Fusarium keratoplasticum isolate Fu6.1 chromosome 1, whole genome shotgun sequence genome, the region GATACGCTCAAGAACCGCTCGAGCGGCTCTCGCAGCATCCGTAAAACGACCGTGGACATGTCCTGCCTGCCTCTCTTGCCGCCGCCTCTACTCGCAAAAACCCGAAAAGCGCGAACCGCCTGACCACCGCAAACTCGGTCTCCAGCAAGAACTGTTCATCAGCTCTATTTACAGCCCCGGCTCTCCTATATTCCTCCCGAACGGTGCACGGATATTCAACCGACTCGTCGACTTTCTCCGGAAACAGTACGTTCGGTATGGCTTCGAGGAAGTCATCACCCCGACCATCTACAAAAAGTCGCTGTGGGCGAAATCGGGACACTTGGAGAATTACGCGGATGACATGTACGCTGTGAGAGGAAATACGGAGCAGCCGCCTGCGGAGCATGATGGGTGCTGTGGGAGTCATCCAGAGAATCTAAAgccggaagaggaggaagagggcgactATGGCCTGAAGCCAATGAATTGTCCTGGCCACTgcctcatctttgcctcGAAACGACACAGCTATCGAGACCTTCCCATTCGTTATGCCGACTTTAGTCCTCTCCATCGCAACGAAATCTCTGGAGCCCTTAGTGGGCTGACTCGGGTGCGACGTTTCCACCAGGACGATGGACATATCTTTTGCCGGCCATGCcaagttgaggaggagatcaagaagacGCTGGACTTTGTCAAGGTCGTCTATACTGTCCTGCGATTTGGCGCAAGCTATCGACTGGCACTCTCTACACGACCAAAGGATCACTATATCGGCACTGAGGAGGAGTGGGCACAAGCTGAGAATGCATTGAAGCGAGCGCTTGATGCATCAGGCATGGAGTGGGGAGTcaaggagggagatggtGCTTTCTACGGTCCGAAGATTGACATTGTTCTCACTGATTCCGACGGTAAGGAGCACCAGACGGCCACCATCCAACTGGACTTTCAGCTTCCCAAACGATTCGAGCTTGAATACCAAGCTCCTGCTCCCGAGTATGAAGCTCGGGGTGAGACAACGGAAGACCCTGCTCTTCTCGCCGAGTACGGACCTGTTCGTCCCGTCATGATCCACCGGGCTGTTTTGGGCTCTGTCGAGCGTCTCATGGCGCTCTTGATCGAAAAGTACGATGGCAAATGGCCCTTCTGGCTCAACCCTCGCCaggccatcatcctcacAGTCAACACCTCCACACCTGTCCTTGACTGGGCTGAGCATGTGCGCGACGTATTGGCTGGACACAACAAGCAAGTCTATGAGCAGCTCGAGGCGGGCACACTGCCCGGCCAGGAGAATGTCTTTCGACCGACAGGACTGGCTGTGGACATTGACACTACAGCGCGGCCCCTGGGCGCCAAGATTAAGGAGGCTCGAACCAATGGGTACGgccagatcttggtggttggagatgaagatgtcaAGAACAAGCAGGTTGCCttggggagggagaggataTCACCAGAAGATCTGCGCGAGAGGTTAAAAACCATGGTAGACACGTTTGAATAGACAGACGGGTTGCTCTGCGAGGCACTCTATAGAAATAATACACCAATCCTCTCTCCCAATAATGATTACTCCATCCCCAGAAATGACTATGGCGCGGCGCGACCCAGGCTTGCGTCTATCCGATGTTGGGATTTTGGGTTGTTCAGCGGTAACTGGAACTCGTCCCGACGCTTGATACCTGATGTCGCCCAACCCGTGCTATCGTGAAAGCCTTTATTCTTGTAGACGCGTAGTGAATTTTATACATTAACTTTGCTTTCTCTCTGCTCGCTTTAGTTTTTCTCCTTCGTTTGCGAAATCATCCTCTCGTACGCCCTGGATTGTTTGCTTGTTGATATAACGCCCTGAGACATGGTCAGCCTCCTGATCAGTGGATCATGTGGTCACATGGCAGCCAGACCTCTTGTGCTTCTCGTCAACATCGCCTCCAGCCTGCTCGATGCGATCGATAATCGCCTGTCTCTCTGAGAGCTGCTCGCGCATGTAATCCACTGTTCGCTTGAGGACCAAGCCTTCTGATCTTCCTTGACCTTCGAGGCCAGGCACCAGCTCCGTCAGGCGATCAAAGCCTTCGCGGATGGCTTGCCGGCGCTTTTGCTCTGTGTGCGTGCGCATTAGGTCCAGAGTGTTCAGGATAGGTAGAAGAATATATAAGAGTATCAGGAAAACAACATGGACCTTCATACCTGATGCGATGTGGttctgcttcttttcctcttcagTGAGGCGCGGTTTCTCATCGTTGGGCACCCCGCCCTCACCATTCGCGGCTGATTTGTTGTTTGGAGAAGACATGGCCGTGTCTAATAGAAGAGAGCTGTAGCACAACAAAAAAGTGATTAAAGTTATCAAAGGCGCGCGTAAATATTGAGCTGGATTCGATGTCGCATGCAAGCCTTTTTCATGCGCGTGAGTGTTAATGGAGGTTGATGACGTGCAAGGGTCCAAGTGCTGCCCCCGGACTTTCCATGTGAAAATGACACTAAAGGACCCTGGTCCTTGCACGGGCAGGTTCAATCGGGCTGTTTGCATGTGGGAAGCCGTTGTTTGCATGCTGTGGTTCCTGATCTAGCCTCGATACGCATCCAACCTGTGTTGGAGTCAACCAACCTACATCCAATGGTTACTGTGCAtagattaatattagtaCATCTTATTGGACCCT harbors:
- a CDS encoding Threonine--tRNA ligase; the protein is MIRSRTARAALAASVKRPWTCPACLSCRRLYSQKPEKREPPDHRKLGLQQELFISSIYSPGSPIFLPNGARIFNRLVDFLRKQYVRYGFEEVITPTIYKKSLWAKSGHLENYADDMYAVRGNTEQPPAEHDGCCGSHPENLKPEEEEEGDYGLKPMNCPGHCLIFASKRHSYRDLPIRYADFSPLHRNEISGALSGLTRVRRFHQDDGHIFCRPCQVEEEIKKTLDFVKVVYTVLRFGASYRLALSTRPKDHYIGTEEEWAQAENALKRALDASGMEWGVKEGDGAFYGPKIDIVLTDSDGKEHQTATIQLDFQLPKRFELEYQAPAPEYEARGETTEDPALLAEYGPVRPVMIHRAVLGSVERLMALLIEKYDGKWPFWLNPRQAIILTVNTSTPVLDWAEHVRDVLAGHNKQVYEQLEAGTLPGQENVFRPTGLAVDIDTTARPLGAKIKEARTNGYGQILVVGDEDVKNKQVALGRERISPEDLRERLKTMVDTFE
- a CDS encoding BHLH domain-containing protein, whose product is MSSPNNKSAANGEGGVPNDEKPRLTEEEKKQNHIASEQKRRQAIREGFDRLTELVPGLEGQGRSEGLVLKRTVDYMREQLSERQAIIDRIEQAGGDVDEKHKRALYQQANNPGRTRG